The DNA window ACCAGGCTCTGCATGAGAAGTTCTTGTATGGATAATGTCATAATAAATGGAAGGATCAGCTGAATTAGGGCGGATTCTATAAGTGAATTCATTTTTGTTTAAAACGAGAATTTCAACATCACGGGTGAAGATCGTTGTTCCATCCGGGTTCAGAGAGGCGATGCTTCTGGTTTTTCCCTGAGCATCTACAGACCAGGTTCCTCTGGATCTTAAAACATCGTTCAATCCATAAATAGCAAAATTTCCATTTGCTCTGAAGTAAGCAAAACCTACATATCCTGCTACGTTGGCATCCGTTAATACTACATTATTTCCATTTTTATCTTTAGCTCCCGTTGTTTCCCATGGAGTAGCAGATAAAGTCTGCGAGGGAGTCTGTTGTTCTATAATCGTTTCGTTATCATTATCAGAGCATGATACAAAAGATGCTGATAACAGTACTGCCGCTGACAGGTAACATAATTTTTTCAGTGTATTCATAAGGGTATTTTTAAGTCTTTGCAAACATATCCCTTATGGCTGTTAAAACTTTGTATAAAATATCTCTTTTGTTG is part of the Chryseobacterium lactis genome and encodes:
- a CDS encoding DUF4822 domain-containing protein → MNTLKKLCYLSAAVLLSASFVSCSDNDNETIIEQQTPSQTLSATPWETTGAKDKNGNNVVLTDANVAGYVGFAYFRANGNFAIYGLNDVLRSRGTWSVDAQGKTRSIASLNPDGTTIFTRDVEILVLNKNEFTYRIRPNSADPSIYYDIIHTRTSHAEPGNGQITLASTPWETTGAKDKDGNSVALDNSSVAGYVGYSYFKANGTFKIFGLNDVLRSEGTWSISPDGKKRTLTTPTFTRVVDILVLNETTFTYRITPDATNPAVFYDIIHTKVNHNEPL